The following are encoded together in the Pedobacter sp. D749 genome:
- a CDS encoding metallophosphoesterase, whose product MKRKLNLLPLLIVAIIFFALNAYVLSGLGTINQSSLLSPIFWVFIIGLTFALFFAIQQMRIQGINKFFQIVSHAFLIIFAAEIVFAFFLLLGDVYRLLIALATNFQPGGFHLLGRSNYWVDFAFVMFCLTIALFAYGITQGKYAYRVIKHTLYFDDLPASFDGFTLTQISDIHAGSFTNPKAVQKGIDMINAQKSDLFVFTGDLVNNASSEIVPYIGHFSQIKAPFGQFSVLGNHDYGDYIKWPSEADKIKNLNQLKAYHKELGFKLLLDEHIELHKNGEKIILAGIENWGVGFGERGDLNKALQNTNVDDFKILLSHDPSHWDAQVKNYPSKIQLSLAGHTHGMQFGIEAFGIKWSPVKYRYKHWAGIKTENERYLNVNRGFGFLGFSGRIGIWPEITVIELKRK is encoded by the coding sequence ATGAAAAGAAAACTCAATCTATTGCCACTCCTAATAGTTGCAATTATATTTTTTGCCTTAAATGCGTACGTATTATCTGGCCTGGGCACCATCAATCAATCAAGTTTACTGAGTCCAATTTTTTGGGTATTTATTATAGGTTTAACTTTCGCCTTATTTTTCGCCATTCAGCAGATGCGGATTCAGGGCATCAATAAGTTTTTCCAGATTGTCAGTCACGCATTTTTGATCATTTTTGCTGCAGAAATTGTCTTTGCTTTTTTTCTGCTGCTAGGCGATGTTTACCGCTTATTAATCGCGCTGGCTACTAATTTTCAGCCTGGAGGTTTCCACCTGTTAGGCCGTAGCAATTACTGGGTAGATTTTGCCTTTGTGATGTTCTGTTTAACCATTGCCTTATTTGCTTATGGTATTACCCAGGGAAAATATGCTTACCGCGTAATTAAACATACTTTGTATTTCGATGATCTGCCTGCCAGTTTTGACGGTTTTACCTTAACACAAATTTCTGATATACATGCCGGAAGTTTTACCAACCCTAAAGCGGTGCAAAAAGGTATCGACATGATTAATGCCCAAAAAAGCGACCTGTTTGTTTTCACCGGAGATTTGGTAAATAATGCTTCTTCAGAAATTGTGCCCTACATCGGTCATTTCTCGCAGATCAAAGCCCCTTTCGGACAGTTTTCTGTTCTAGGTAACCACGATTATGGTGATTACATTAAATGGCCAAGCGAAGCGGATAAAATCAAAAATTTGAACCAATTGAAAGCTTATCATAAAGAACTGGGTTTTAAACTTTTGCTGGATGAGCATATTGAATTACATAAAAACGGCGAGAAAATTATATTGGCCGGGATAGAAAACTGGGGGGTCGGTTTTGGAGAGCGTGGAGACCTAAACAAAGCTTTGCAAAACACAAATGTCGACGATTTTAAAATCCTGTTATCACATGATCCTTCACACTGGGATGCACAGGTAAAAAATTATCCTTCTAAAATCCAACTGTCATTGGCCGGACATACACACGGCATGCAGTTCGGTATCGAAGCTTTTGGCATTAAGTGGAGCCCGGTAAAATACCGTTATAAACATTGGGCGGGCATCAAAACCGAAAATGAAAGATATTTGAATGTAAATAGAGGCTTCGGTTTTCTGGGCTTTTCAGGGCGGATTGGGATCTGGCCGGAAATCACAGTGATTGAGCTGAAGCGGAAATAA
- a CDS encoding HEPN domain-containing protein: MQSFRTELENPIVEQDIIDLENKIKAFRDGTIHDEKFRSLRLARGVYGQRQPGVQMVRIKLPFGKVTFKQLLRIADIADEYGSGNLHLTTRQDIQIHYVSLDRTPELWAKLEQDDITLREACGNTVRNVTASPNSGIDAEEPFDVSPYAQAVFAYFLRNPICQEMGRKIKISFSSSDRDTAFSYIHDLGFIPKINENGERGFKVLFAGGLGAQPFLANAVQEFLPEDQLIPFTESVLRVFDRYGERTNRNKARLKYLVQKLGLEEVLRLVAEERIANKVKTFKIDINTIPQATLPLEQEYPAVEILNEAHYKHWLATNVIEQKQAGFYGVYVKVQVGDIKTDKARAFVDAIRLYVADEIRITQNQGLLLKFVRKEALPSLYSALNKIGFTTAGFDSLADITTCPGTDTCNLGISNSMTLAEVLEEVIYTDFPEFIYEKNIKIKISGCMNSCGQHGLAEIGFHGSSVKAEGKVVPAVQVMLGGGTVGNGVGRVAERVIKVPSKRATSVLHFILNDFKANNLEDENFHQYYDRKGKDHFYQLLKPLADLTNLQTEEFVDWGHVEEFVTAIGVGECAGVVIDLVATLLLEADEKFDWAKQNLDKASYADAIYHTYSTFVSAAKSLLLDKGVNSSTQVGVIREFDNHYVETGEFNLPTNFSDLVLQINKNEPTAEFAQKYFEEANQFLNQIKEKRAVLVK, translated from the coding sequence ATGCAAAGTTTCAGAACAGAACTCGAAAATCCGATTGTCGAGCAGGACATCATCGATTTAGAGAATAAGATTAAAGCTTTCAGGGATGGAACCATTCACGACGAAAAGTTTAGGAGCCTCCGCTTGGCCCGTGGCGTTTACGGACAAAGACAACCTGGTGTACAAATGGTGCGTATTAAATTGCCTTTTGGTAAGGTGACTTTTAAACAGTTATTGCGCATTGCCGATATTGCGGATGAGTACGGAAGTGGCAATTTACACTTAACCACCCGTCAGGATATCCAGATTCATTACGTGAGTTTAGACCGTACACCAGAACTTTGGGCAAAATTAGAGCAGGATGATATTACGCTGCGCGAGGCCTGTGGAAACACGGTGCGTAATGTAACCGCTTCTCCAAATTCGGGCATCGATGCGGAAGAGCCTTTTGATGTTTCGCCTTATGCACAAGCAGTATTTGCTTACTTTTTGCGTAACCCGATTTGTCAGGAAATGGGCCGTAAGATTAAAATCTCCTTTTCTTCGAGCGATAGAGATACTGCGTTTAGCTACATTCACGATTTAGGTTTTATTCCAAAAATTAACGAAAATGGGGAACGTGGATTTAAGGTTTTATTTGCTGGTGGTTTAGGTGCACAACCTTTTTTGGCTAATGCCGTTCAAGAATTTTTACCTGAAGATCAGTTAATTCCTTTTACCGAATCTGTGCTTCGTGTATTTGATCGTTATGGCGAACGTACCAACCGTAACAAAGCACGTTTAAAATACCTGGTTCAAAAATTAGGTTTAGAAGAAGTTTTACGTTTGGTTGCCGAAGAGCGTATTGCCAATAAAGTAAAAACCTTTAAAATAGATATTAATACAATACCTCAGGCAACGTTACCTTTAGAACAAGAATATCCTGCGGTAGAAATATTAAATGAAGCCCATTACAAACATTGGTTAGCCACTAACGTAATTGAGCAAAAACAGGCTGGGTTTTATGGCGTGTATGTAAAAGTTCAGGTGGGCGATATCAAAACCGATAAAGCACGGGCTTTTGTTGATGCCATCAGGTTATATGTGGCTGATGAAATCAGGATTACCCAAAACCAGGGATTGCTGTTAAAGTTTGTACGCAAAGAAGCATTACCTTCACTATACTCGGCTTTAAATAAAATTGGTTTTACCACAGCTGGCTTTGATAGTTTAGCCGATATTACCACTTGCCCAGGAACCGATACCTGTAACCTAGGGATTTCCAATTCAATGACCTTAGCTGAAGTTTTGGAAGAGGTGATTTATACTGATTTTCCTGAGTTTATCTACGAGAAAAACATCAAGATTAAAATAAGCGGTTGTATGAACTCTTGCGGTCAGCATGGTTTGGCAGAGATTGGTTTCCACGGAAGTTCAGTAAAAGCTGAAGGAAAAGTGGTTCCGGCTGTACAGGTAATGCTGGGTGGTGGAACCGTAGGTAACGGAGTAGGCAGAGTAGCAGAACGAGTAATTAAGGTACCATCAAAAAGGGCAACGAGTGTTTTACATTTCATTCTAAATGATTTTAAAGCCAATAACCTGGAGGATGAGAATTTTCATCAATATTACGATAGAAAAGGTAAAGACCATTTTTATCAGCTTTTAAAACCTTTGGCCGATTTAACCAACCTACAGACAGAAGAATTTGTAGACTGGGGACACGTAGAAGAGTTTGTAACGGCAATTGGTGTAGGCGAATGTGCTGGTGTAGTGATCGATTTAGTGGCTACTTTATTGTTAGAAGCTGACGAAAAATTTGATTGGGCAAAGCAAAACTTAGATAAAGCTTCTTATGCCGATGCTATTTATCATACCTATAGCACTTTTGTAAGTGCAGCAAAATCTTTATTGTTAGATAAAGGCGTAAACAGCAGTACGCAGGTTGGCGTAATCCGCGAATTTGATAACCATTATGTAGAAACCGGCGAATTTAATTTACCGACCAATTTCTCTGACCTGGTTTTACAGATCAATAAAAACGAACCAACAGCTGAGTTTGCACAAAAATATTTCGAAGAAGCCAATCAATTTTTAAATCAGATTAAGGAAAAAAGAGCGGTATTGGTGAAGTAA
- a CDS encoding TonB-dependent receptor yields MKNLYLIAILICGFIFSGKAQTVTGKVIGETAPLAGANIKVEGKDASATTGADGSFELKLTEGSYKLQVSYVGYTTILQKVSLAKNQTVNLTLNLSPTSNMQEVVVVSSRKPTRISEIPGTVWVVDGAKIQEQARAGIPLKQALAQLIPSLDAGPEGRTNYGQNQRGRDALVMIDGVSLNSTRGVSRQFESIDPFNIERIEVLSGASAVYGGGATGGIINIITKKGQDSQPSFTTELGVRSGLKEKSDHDVRVAQAISGGSKDWNGRIGMAFQKNNAAYGADGKQIFTDITQTDLQYNQSFDLFGSTEFKLTDYQKLSVNAQYYNSGYRGDKDLFLGANYAGLRTTPALLEMRNGYSSDVDPKTSRANINANYQASDILGGQTLYIQAAARNEQFSFHPFPGQALIPGALYSGSSIQNTNYSALKLVLNKDWNRLNLTYGIDADNENFNAQQALFDRAKAFASGGLNNTTVATITRYPNFRVNGLSGFLQAQVKVTDFLSLSGGVRQQRMFVKVGDFVGTTASVPLAYGFGRTATAIAGGENHYDVNLLNGGLVFKINTAQQAWVNFSQGFNLADPAKYYGQGTYTLVGTNYNLGNSINVGSSPLTGIKTEQYEAGYRYRTGVFNAQVAGFYALSDKNVKTNSTFNIEVFDENVRNLGVEGSLSLNLKNGFEVGVNGLYIKTQKQNADGTWSLQDVTVASPSKIAGYLGYNGKVFGIKAQAFHSFDSKGYATVGNVVVQNELKGFTTVDLLGSVKLFTGSLSFGVQNLLNKNYQTIWSQRSVFLYQALAKPETFYYAGRGRTYNLTYTLNY; encoded by the coding sequence ATGAAAAATCTATACTTAATTGCAATCTTAATCTGTGGATTTATCTTTAGCGGTAAAGCACAAACGGTTACCGGAAAGGTAATTGGAGAAACTGCACCGCTTGCGGGAGCAAATATTAAAGTTGAAGGCAAAGATGCCTCGGCTACAACAGGTGCCGACGGTAGTTTCGAACTGAAATTAACCGAAGGATCTTACAAATTACAGGTAAGTTATGTAGGTTATACCACCATATTACAAAAAGTGAGTTTGGCTAAAAATCAAACAGTTAACTTAACCCTTAACTTAAGTCCTACATCAAACATGCAGGAAGTAGTCGTGGTATCGTCACGTAAACCGACCAGAATCAGCGAAATACCGGGTACTGTTTGGGTAGTAGATGGCGCTAAAATCCAGGAACAGGCCAGAGCCGGAATCCCACTTAAACAAGCTTTGGCGCAATTGATTCCGAGTTTGGATGCAGGTCCAGAAGGGCGTACTAACTACGGACAGAACCAACGCGGCAGAGATGCATTGGTGATGATTGATGGGGTATCGTTAAACAGTACCCGTGGCGTAAGTCGCCAGTTCGAATCAATAGATCCTTTCAATATCGAAAGAATTGAGGTTTTATCCGGAGCAAGTGCGGTTTATGGCGGTGGTGCAACAGGGGGTATCATCAATATCATTACCAAGAAAGGACAGGATAGTCAGCCAAGTTTTACTACAGAGCTTGGTGTTCGCAGTGGTCTGAAAGAAAAAAGCGATCACGATGTACGTGTGGCACAAGCTATTTCTGGCGGGAGCAAGGATTGGAATGGGCGCATTGGTATGGCTTTCCAAAAAAACAATGCAGCCTATGGCGCCGATGGAAAGCAGATTTTTACCGACATTACGCAAACCGATTTACAGTATAACCAATCGTTTGATCTTTTCGGGAGTACCGAATTTAAATTAACTGATTACCAAAAGTTATCGGTGAATGCCCAATATTACAATTCAGGTTACCGTGGTGATAAAGATCTGTTTTTAGGAGCCAATTATGCAGGACTGAGAACAACACCAGCCCTTTTGGAAATGAGAAATGGCTACTCATCAGACGTTGATCCAAAAACAAGCAGGGCGAATATCAATGCCAATTATCAGGCAAGCGACATTTTAGGAGGACAAACGCTTTACATACAGGCAGCTGCTAGAAATGAGCAGTTCAGCTTTCACCCATTTCCAGGACAAGCGTTAATACCTGGCGCACTTTATAGCGGTTCATCTATCCAAAATACTAATTATAGTGCTTTAAAACTGGTATTGAATAAAGATTGGAACAGACTGAATCTTACTTACGGTATTGATGCGGATAACGAGAATTTTAACGCACAGCAGGCTTTGTTTGATAGAGCAAAAGCCTTCGCATCTGGTGGTTTAAACAATACTACCGTGGCTACTATTACACGTTACCCAAACTTTAGGGTAAATGGTTTATCTGGTTTTTTACAGGCGCAGGTTAAAGTAACCGACTTCTTAAGCCTTTCGGGAGGTGTGCGTCAGCAACGTATGTTTGTTAAAGTTGGCGATTTTGTAGGCACCACTGCTTCTGTGCCTTTGGCTTATGGTTTTGGCAGAACTGCTACGGCCATTGCTGGTGGTGAAAACCATTACGATGTAAACTTATTAAATGGAGGTTTAGTATTTAAAATTAATACTGCTCAACAGGCATGGGTTAATTTCTCGCAAGGTTTTAACTTAGCAGATCCGGCTAAATATTACGGACAGGGTACTTATACCTTAGTAGGTACCAACTATAATTTAGGCAACTCAATTAATGTTGGAAGTTCTCCTTTAACAGGTATCAAAACAGAACAGTACGAAGCAGGTTACCGTTACCGCACAGGTGTATTTAATGCACAGGTAGCTGGTTTTTATGCCTTATCTGATAAAAACGTAAAAACCAATAGTACATTCAATATTGAAGTTTTCGATGAAAATGTTAGAAATTTAGGTGTTGAAGGTTCATTATCATTAAACCTGAAAAATGGTTTTGAAGTTGGCGTAAACGGTTTGTACATCAAAACACAAAAACAAAATGCTGATGGTACCTGGTCATTACAGGATGTAACTGTTGCAAGTCCATCAAAAATTGCAGGTTATCTGGGTTATAACGGAAAAGTTTTTGGTATAAAAGCCCAGGCTTTCCACTCATTTGATTCGAAAGGTTATGCTACAGTTGGTAATGTTGTGGTGCAAAATGAGTTAAAAGGCTTCACTACCGTTGATTTATTGGGATCTGTAAAGTTATTTACCGGAAGTTTATCATTCGGTGTGCAAAACCTGTTGAACAAAAATTATCAGACCATTTGGAGTCAACGTTCGGTATTTTTATACCAGGCTTTGGCTAAACCGGAAACATTTTATTATGCTGGCCGCGGCCGTACGTATAATTTAACGTATACGCTTAATTATTAG
- a CDS encoding aspartate aminotransferase family protein encodes MFTSDLEKHELIDFLTESPNKEIFHHENEAEYLHAVGKVTQAVKKFLNNNQQPFSGISPSELRPLFDSIEFEKTHDNYDALLKEVEQLYTSHAVAFHHPAYIAHLNCPIVIPAVAAEVMISAINSSIDTWDQSAGGTLIEQKLIEWTCDQIGYCKKADGIFTSGGTQSNLMGLLLARDHYSITALNHNIKLNGLPPEASRFRIFVSEKAHFSIQKNAALLGLGEKSVIKIKTDRSFRINTILLEDAIKREIALGNIPIAIVGTAGTTDFGNIDPLKELASISKKYNAWFHIDAAYGCGLLLTDKYRSLLNGIELAHSVTVDYHKSFFQPVSSSGFLVRDKNFFNLITHHADYLNPKDHDEDGLPNQVNKSIQTTRRFDALKLWFTLRMMGRNKLGGYFDTIIETAAEIACLLHSDSDFELMNESDISALVFRYRPKNLRLDVCAMNQYIKKAMFNEGKALVAGTKINQQFYLKFTLLNPLTTISDIENIIKIIKKHGNEYVRLNQASADFRRN; translated from the coding sequence ATGTTTACATCAGACCTAGAAAAACATGAACTAATTGATTTCCTTACGGAAAGTCCGAACAAGGAAATCTTTCACCACGAAAATGAAGCAGAATACCTGCATGCAGTAGGAAAAGTTACCCAGGCGGTAAAAAAATTTCTCAACAATAATCAACAACCTTTTAGTGGCATATCGCCATCGGAATTAAGGCCGCTGTTTGATTCGATTGAATTTGAAAAAACACACGACAACTACGATGCTTTGCTTAAAGAAGTTGAACAGCTTTATACCAGCCATGCGGTTGCCTTTCACCACCCAGCTTATATTGCCCATTTAAACTGCCCTATTGTGATCCCGGCAGTAGCTGCCGAGGTGATGATTTCGGCCATCAATTCGTCCATTGATACCTGGGATCAAAGTGCCGGCGGTACCTTAATTGAACAAAAACTAATCGAATGGACCTGCGATCAAATTGGTTACTGCAAAAAAGCCGACGGTATTTTTACCAGCGGCGGTACACAGAGCAATTTAATGGGGCTTTTATTGGCAAGGGATCATTATTCTATTACCGCCCTGAACCACAATATCAAATTAAATGGTTTGCCACCGGAAGCCTCACGCTTTAGGATTTTTGTTTCAGAAAAGGCACATTTCAGCATCCAGAAAAATGCTGCACTGTTAGGTTTGGGCGAAAAATCGGTGATCAAGATTAAAACCGACCGCAGTTTCAGGATCAATACCATTTTACTGGAAGATGCCATTAAACGGGAAATTGCTCTGGGCAATATTCCTATTGCCATTGTAGGTACGGCAGGCACCACCGACTTCGGCAATATTGATCCGCTTAAAGAACTTGCGTCGATAAGCAAAAAATACAACGCCTGGTTCCATATCGATGCAGCTTATGGTTGTGGCTTGCTGCTAACTGATAAATACCGAAGCCTGTTGAACGGGATCGAACTGGCCCATTCGGTCACGGTTGATTATCATAAATCATTCTTCCAGCCCGTAAGCAGCAGCGGTTTTCTAGTACGCGATAAAAACTTTTTCAACCTGATTACGCACCATGCTGATTACTTAAACCCAAAGGACCATGATGAAGATGGTTTGCCGAACCAAGTGAACAAATCAATACAAACCACCCGCAGATTTGATGCTTTAAAACTTTGGTTTACACTCAGAATGATGGGCAGAAACAAACTGGGTGGCTATTTTGATACGATTATAGAAACCGCAGCCGAAATTGCCTGTCTGTTACATTCAGATAGCGATTTCGAGTTGATGAACGAATCAGACATCAGTGCCCTGGTGTTCCGTTACCGCCCAAAAAACCTGCGTTTAGATGTGTGTGCTATGAATCAATATATCAAAAAAGCAATGTTCAATGAAGGCAAAGCTTTAGTTGCCGGCACCAAGATTAACCAACAGTTCTACCTCAAATTTACCCTACTTAACCCGCTAACTACCATCAGCGATATTGAAAATATTATTAAAATCATTAAAAAACATGGAAACGAATACGTTAGACTCAATCAAGCTTCAGCAGATTTCAGAAGAAACTAA
- the cobA gene encoding uroporphyrinogen-III C-methyltransferase, with protein sequence MSDQKLNIESKITLLGAGPGDPDLLTLKGVKALQTADVVLYDALTNEALLEHAPAEAIKVYVGKRSGEHSYPQDTINKLMIDYALNYGHVVRLKGGDPFVFGRGYEELDYAASYSIPVSVIPGISSSIGVPGLQQIPVTHRGMSESFWVITGTTTSGEVSADIYQAAQSKATVLVLMGLKKLSKIVEIFKAAGKHHLPTAVVQNGSAKDEKLVVGVVETIESLVQQENIKAPALLIFGEVVSLHPSFKKLIKQYASIA encoded by the coding sequence ATGAGCGATCAGAAATTAAATATAGAATCAAAAATAACCCTTTTAGGCGCAGGTCCTGGCGATCCTGATTTGTTAACGTTGAAAGGTGTAAAAGCATTACAAACTGCAGATGTGGTATTATATGATGCCTTAACAAACGAAGCTTTATTGGAGCATGCTCCGGCAGAAGCCATTAAAGTTTATGTAGGAAAACGTTCAGGTGAGCATTCTTATCCTCAGGATACCATCAATAAATTAATGATCGATTATGCCTTAAACTATGGTCACGTAGTACGTTTAAAAGGTGGCGATCCATTTGTTTTTGGCAGGGGATATGAGGAGCTGGATTATGCCGCATCGTACAGCATTCCGGTAAGTGTAATTCCGGGTATTTCGAGTTCTATTGGTGTACCTGGTTTGCAGCAGATTCCGGTCACGCACCGAGGCATGAGCGAAAGCTTTTGGGTAATCACTGGTACTACCACTTCTGGCGAAGTTTCAGCAGATATTTACCAGGCAGCACAGTCAAAAGCCACGGTATTGGTACTGATGGGGCTTAAAAAACTGTCAAAAATTGTAGAGATTTTTAAAGCGGCTGGCAAGCATCATTTACCAACTGCAGTGGTGCAGAATGGATCGGCAAAAGATGAAAAATTAGTAGTGGGCGTGGTAGAAACCATTGAAAGTTTAGTGCAGCAAGAAAATATTAAAGCTCCTGCTTTATTAATTTTTGGAGAAGTTGTATCATTACATCCATCATTTAAGAAATTAATTAAACAATATGCAAGTATTGCCTAA
- a CDS encoding Rrf2 family transcriptional regulator, translating to MLSKKTKYAIKALVALGKNLDKPPMQISKIAEEEHIPKKFLEQILLDLRNAGFLYSKKGAGGGYSLNKKPEEILLVHVMRVTDGPIAMVPCASLNFYHKCDECVDEKTCGIRSAFIDVRDATLKVLTETSIADVIGREDNLKIGIVNL from the coding sequence ATGCTGTCCAAAAAAACAAAATATGCCATTAAAGCGCTTGTTGCGCTTGGTAAAAATTTAGATAAACCACCAATGCAGATTTCGAAGATTGCAGAGGAGGAGCATATTCCGAAAAAATTCTTAGAACAAATTCTGCTCGATCTGCGTAATGCTGGCTTTTTATACAGCAAAAAAGGTGCAGGCGGCGGTTATAGCCTAAATAAAAAACCCGAAGAGATTTTATTGGTACATGTAATGCGTGTAACCGATGGTCCTATCGCTATGGTTCCATGCGCAAGTTTAAACTTTTACCACAAATGTGATGAATGTGTAGATGAGAAAACCTGTGGTATCAGAAGTGCCTTTATTGATGTAAGGGATGCTACGCTTAAGGTTTTAACCGAAACGAGCATTGCAGATGTAATCGGGCGTGAGGATAACCTTAAGATCGGTATCGTTAATTTATAA